The following nucleotide sequence is from Thermostaphylospora chromogena.
TCGCCCGGGACGGCCCGCGCCTGGTCGGCTCGGTCCGCGGTAAGCTCTCCGGCTCCGTCTGCCTCGTCGGCCGTCTCGTGGTGGTCCCCGACCGGCAGAGGCGGGGCATCGGCAGCGCCCTGCTGCGGGCGCTGCACGACGCCGTGCCGGAGGCCGAGGCGTTCGACCTGTTCACCGGCCACCTTTCCGAGGGCAACCTGCGGTTGTGCCGCAAGCACGGCTACCGCGAGGTCGGCCGGGAACGCGT
It contains:
- a CDS encoding GNAT family N-acetyltransferase, with protein sequence MITVERAVAEDAGEILTVQRAAYVTEAQLYGDPFIPPLVESIERARKAIEEAVVLVARDGPRLVGSVRGKLSGSVCLVGRLVVVPDRQRRGIGSALLRALHDAVPEAEAFDLFTGHLSEGNLRLCRKHGYREVGRERVHDHLTLIHMRRAA